The proteins below are encoded in one region of Effusibacillus dendaii:
- a CDS encoding Kae1-like domain-containing protein, with protein sequence MYSMILGIDTSNYTTSLCLVNANGAIVREERQLLQVDRGARGLQQSEALFQHVKNLPLLMEKIGNLRELQAVCVSTRPRPAEGSYMPVFLAGEGLAKSISAALQIPFYETSHQEGHIAAGEATVFDGAAGEATDSSGSAPLADSPEFLAIHLSGGTSDLLRVKRHPVGYQIEPMGSSVDLHAGQFVDRIGVALGLPFPAGPHLEKLASFAHENSSVRLPSPVIERFNWSFAGPETAADRLIAAGADKAAVARAVEACIAKGLEKVIRNAMEETNLQNVLIVGGVAANLYIRKRLQRRLEHPAVKARLFFAEPRYSTDNAFGVARIGLSIRQTLLSNR encoded by the coding sequence CTGTATTCCATGATTCTCGGAATCGATACCAGCAATTACACGACTTCACTTTGTTTGGTAAACGCAAACGGCGCAATTGTAAGAGAGGAGCGGCAACTGTTGCAGGTAGATAGGGGAGCTCGGGGACTGCAGCAGTCGGAGGCGTTGTTTCAGCACGTCAAAAATCTGCCCCTGCTCATGGAGAAAATCGGCAATTTGCGAGAGCTTCAGGCCGTTTGTGTTTCTACTCGACCGCGACCGGCAGAAGGGTCGTATATGCCTGTTTTTTTAGCAGGGGAAGGTCTGGCAAAAAGCATCTCCGCTGCGCTGCAAATCCCCTTCTACGAAACGAGCCATCAGGAAGGGCATATAGCGGCCGGTGAAGCAACCGTTTTCGATGGTGCGGCCGGTGAAGCAACCGATTCGAGCGGTTCGGCTCCGCTTGCCGACAGTCCGGAATTTTTGGCGATTCATCTGTCGGGTGGCACCAGCGATTTGTTGCGGGTAAAACGCCACCCGGTCGGATATCAAATTGAGCCGATGGGAAGTTCTGTCGATCTGCATGCGGGCCAGTTCGTTGATCGGATAGGCGTGGCCTTGGGGCTGCCGTTCCCTGCGGGTCCTCATTTGGAAAAATTAGCCTCCTTCGCGCACGAAAACTCTTCCGTCCGTCTCCCGTCTCCTGTTATCGAACGATTTAATTGGTCGTTCGCCGGTCCGGAAACGGCAGCCGACCGGTTGATTGCGGCGGGGGCTGACAAAGCGGCGGTTGCCCGTGCGGTGGAAGCGTGCATCGCAAAAGGATTGGAGAAGGTAATTCGGAATGCGATGGAAGAAACAAACCTGCAAAACGTTTTGATCGTCGGAGGCGTAGCGGCAAATCTATATATTCGCAAGCGGCTGCAGCGCCGTTTGGAACACCCGGCTGTCAAAGCCCGGCTGTTTTTTGCAGAACCTCGTTATTCTACAGATAATGCGTTTGGCGTGGCGCGAATTGGATTGTCGATTCGACAAACTTTGTTGTCGAATAGGTAG
- a CDS encoding CNNM metal transporter family protein → MSGAWRDTLRWTALITVVTFFLSGFFNTSTIILDQAEWWVGVSLVILIIFIGVFFDIMGLAAAAASETPFHALAAERVNGAKQAIQIVRNAEKFSNFCNDVVGDIAGVLSGAATAAVVVRILASGAVHVSPGVFTVLATALVAALTVGSKAIGKSIAIRYANPIILQVGKFFYWLNQNLHISLFNGNNKKKSRKRGGKRAVGKRQQPR, encoded by the coding sequence ATGAGCGGTGCGTGGCGTGACACGCTTCGGTGGACGGCGTTAATCACTGTCGTCACCTTTTTTCTATCCGGATTTTTCAACACTTCCACCATCATTCTGGATCAGGCGGAATGGTGGGTGGGGGTTAGTCTTGTTATACTAATTATTTTCATTGGCGTATTTTTTGATATAATGGGACTGGCCGCGGCAGCCGCGAGTGAAACGCCGTTTCATGCACTGGCGGCAGAACGGGTGAATGGCGCAAAACAGGCGATTCAAATCGTACGCAATGCCGAAAAATTTTCCAATTTTTGCAACGATGTGGTGGGCGATATTGCGGGCGTGTTGAGCGGTGCGGCAACAGCAGCCGTAGTCGTGCGGATTCTCGCTAGCGGGGCGGTCCATGTATCGCCAGGGGTTTTCACGGTGTTAGCCACCGCTCTTGTAGCGGCCTTAACGGTAGGCAGCAAGGCAATCGGAAAATCTATCGCGATACGTTATGCGAACCCGATTATCTTACAGGTAGGAAAGTTTTTTTACTGGCTGAACCAGAATCTTCATATTTCGCTTTTCAATGGAAATAATAAGAAAAAATCGCGAAAGCGAGGCGGTAAGCGTGCGGTTGGAAAACGTCAACAGCCCCGCTGA
- a CDS encoding DUF2273 domain-containing protein: MKWWNSVVTFLQTANLRIVGMLIGALLGLLFLLVGFWKTLIFAAFIAAGYGVGRWIDTQEDWRDVIERITPNKPRD, encoded by the coding sequence ATGAAGTGGTGGAATTCGGTAGTCACATTTTTGCAAACGGCGAATTTGCGAATTGTCGGTATGCTGATCGGCGCACTTTTAGGGCTGTTGTTTCTCCTCGTGGGTTTTTGGAAAACGCTGATTTTTGCCGCTTTCATTGCGGCCGGTTATGGCGTTGGCCGCTGGATCGACACACAGGAAGACTGGCGAGACGTAATTGAACGGATCACACCGAATAAACCGCGTGATTAG
- the accB gene encoding acetyl-CoA carboxylase biotin carboxyl carrier protein, producing the protein MFKLNEIRELVRLIDETSVTELNVEANGTKLIIRKEYGQAAPVIIPAPAVQTAATAPAAPAPVASAPVSTPDVPAAKAETAAEDPTLHKIVSPMVGTFYKAPSPDSEPYVQVGSKVTEKSVVCIVEAMKLMNEIEADVRGEIVSVLVENGQLVEYGQPLFLVKLD; encoded by the coding sequence ATGTTTAAATTGAACGAGATCCGTGAACTGGTGAGACTAATCGACGAAACATCGGTTACGGAGTTAAACGTGGAGGCAAATGGAACCAAATTAATCATTAGAAAAGAATATGGGCAGGCGGCACCTGTAATAATTCCTGCACCTGCGGTACAAACGGCGGCTACTGCTCCGGCTGCGCCTGCACCAGTTGCAAGCGCTCCCGTTTCGACACCGGATGTTCCGGCTGCAAAGGCGGAAACGGCGGCGGAGGATCCGACGCTCCACAAAATCGTTTCCCCGATGGTGGGGACGTTTTACAAGGCTCCGTCACCCGATTCGGAACCGTATGTGCAAGTGGGTTCCAAAGTGACCGAGAAGAGCGTAGTCTGCATAGTGGAAGCGATGAAGCTAATGAACGAAATCGAAGCGGATGTGCGCGGCGAAATCGTTTCCGTACTGGTGGAGAACGGGCAGCTGGTGGAATACGGACAACCATTGTTCCTTGTCAAACTTGACTGA
- the accC gene encoding acetyl-CoA carboxylase biotin carboxylase subunit, whose translation MFKKILIANRGEIAVRVIRACKEMGIQTVAIYSEPDREALHVKMADEAYCVGPTASKQSYLNIPNIMAVATSVGVDAIHPGYGFLAENASFAEICEACGITFIGPSVEAIEKMGDKSVAKDTMKRAHVPCVPGTDGLIEDIEEALQVAEQIGYPVIIKATAGGGGKGMRIANNREELEKSIQMAQIEAETAFGNAGVYLEKFVEEPRHVEIQLMADKHGNAVYVGERDCSIQRRHQKLIEEAPSPALSPALRKKMGESAVAAALAVNYSGAGTVEFLLDKHGNYYFMEMNTRIQVEHPVTELITGIDLIKEQIRVAFGEKLSFTQKDVELNGWAIECRINAEDPDKNFMPSPGTIHTYMPPGGFGVRIDSAAFSGYTVTPFYDSMIAKLIVWAPTRREAISRMERALQEFRIEGIKTTIPFHLKVLRHPKFVEGDVNTKFLEMYPL comes from the coding sequence TTGTTTAAAAAAATCCTGATCGCGAACCGGGGGGAAATCGCCGTTCGCGTCATTCGTGCCTGCAAAGAGATGGGGATTCAGACCGTTGCCATCTATTCGGAGCCAGACCGTGAAGCACTGCATGTGAAAATGGCGGATGAAGCTTACTGCGTAGGCCCTACCGCCAGCAAACAGAGCTATTTGAATATACCAAACATCATGGCGGTTGCCACATCGGTTGGAGTGGATGCCATCCATCCAGGATACGGTTTTTTGGCCGAAAATGCCAGTTTTGCTGAGATTTGTGAAGCGTGCGGCATTACCTTTATCGGCCCCAGTGTAGAAGCCATCGAAAAAATGGGCGACAAATCAGTCGCAAAGGATACGATGAAACGGGCCCATGTCCCCTGTGTTCCAGGTACGGACGGACTGATTGAAGATATTGAAGAAGCGCTGCAGGTAGCGGAACAGATTGGTTACCCGGTCATCATCAAAGCAACGGCTGGCGGCGGCGGAAAAGGAATGCGGATCGCCAACAATCGTGAGGAACTGGAAAAATCGATTCAGATGGCGCAAATTGAAGCGGAAACCGCTTTTGGCAACGCGGGCGTGTATCTGGAAAAATTTGTGGAAGAACCACGGCATGTGGAAATCCAGTTAATGGCCGACAAACACGGCAACGCCGTATATGTGGGTGAACGCGATTGTTCCATTCAGCGTCGCCATCAAAAACTGATCGAAGAAGCGCCGTCACCCGCGCTGTCACCTGCTCTTCGCAAAAAAATGGGCGAATCGGCAGTGGCGGCTGCACTTGCCGTCAATTATTCCGGTGCCGGAACAGTTGAATTTCTGCTGGATAAGCATGGGAACTACTACTTTATGGAGATGAACACCCGCATTCAGGTCGAACATCCGGTAACCGAACTGATTACAGGGATCGACCTGATTAAGGAGCAAATCCGGGTGGCGTTTGGCGAGAAACTATCCTTTACACAGAAAGATGTCGAACTGAACGGGTGGGCCATTGAGTGCCGGATCAATGCGGAAGATCCGGACAAGAATTTTATGCCGAGTCCGGGCACGATCCACACTTACATGCCGCCCGGCGGATTTGGTGTGCGGATAGATTCGGCTGCGTTCTCCGGTTATACGGTTACGCCGTTTTATGATTCCATGATTGCAAAGCTGATCGTTTGGGCGCCGACACGCCGGGAAGCAATTTCCCGTATGGAAAGGGCATTGCAGGAGTTTCGAATCGAAGGAATCAAAACGACCATTCCGTTTCATCTGAAGGTCCTGCGTCATCCGAAATTTGTGGAAGGCGACGTGAACACCAAGTTTTTAGAGATGTATCCGCTCTAA
- a CDS encoding DUF421 domain-containing protein, producing the protein MKYAVWFLETLAVFISVYCFMRIMGKRAVAQMNTFDLIVVFLLGSMFASNMSDGRNTWEVILTGGFLVAIYLVASFLMLNNKFRQLVHIKPTVLVNRGNINEPGLRQVRMTVPELLGHLRLKGYLSLADVEFAIMEDVGDISVIPKPDQTPVTPKDLNIEATPQSLPVPLILDGHWVDVNLIYLNKSRQWVLAQLEKQNIKPQDLRKLTLVQWESDGTLTVDWNDGTNPIKKQ; encoded by the coding sequence GTGAAATATGCTGTTTGGTTTCTCGAAACATTGGCTGTTTTTATTTCCGTTTATTGCTTTATGAGAATTATGGGTAAGCGTGCCGTCGCACAGATGAATACGTTTGACCTGATTGTCGTATTTTTATTGGGATCGATGTTTGCGTCAAACATGTCGGACGGAAGAAACACTTGGGAAGTGATCCTGACGGGCGGTTTTCTGGTCGCGATCTACCTTGTCGCTTCCTTTCTGATGCTGAACAACAAATTTCGTCAACTTGTCCATATAAAACCGACTGTTCTCGTGAACCGCGGAAATATAAACGAACCGGGACTGCGGCAAGTGCGCATGACAGTGCCTGAACTGCTGGGCCATTTACGGTTGAAAGGATACTTGTCGCTGGCCGATGTGGAGTTTGCCATTATGGAGGATGTGGGAGACATATCTGTCATTCCGAAACCGGATCAAACGCCTGTTACACCTAAAGATCTGAATATAGAGGCCACTCCCCAGTCGCTTCCCGTTCCGCTAATTCTGGACGGGCATTGGGTGGATGTCAATCTCATCTATCTGAATAAAAGCAGGCAATGGGTGCTTGCACAGTTGGAAAAACAAAATATCAAACCGCAGGATTTGCGGAAACTTACACTTGTCCAATGGGAATCGGACGGAACTTTAACGGTGGATTGGAACGATGGTACAAATCCGATCAAAAAACAATAA
- the xseB gene encoding exodeoxyribonuclease VII small subunit — MTFEEALAGLEKIVRDLENGEIPLEQAIASFQEGMKLAKVCRDKLDQAEQKIEMLVEDSAGLQKKPFIPEE, encoded by the coding sequence TTGACATTTGAAGAAGCGTTGGCCGGTTTGGAAAAAATCGTGCGTGACCTTGAGAACGGGGAAATTCCGTTGGAACAGGCAATTGCCAGCTTTCAGGAGGGCATGAAACTGGCCAAAGTATGCCGGGACAAACTGGATCAGGCGGAGCAAAAAATTGAAATGCTCGTCGAAGATTCTGCCGGGTTGCAGAAAAAGCCTTTCATTCCGGAGGAATAA
- a CDS encoding NAD(P)/FAD-dependent oxidoreductase, giving the protein MGENQELKQTETRNTDDRVYDITIIGGGPVGLFSAFYAGIRDMSTKIIDSLPQLGGQLAELYPDKYIYDVAGFPKIYAKDLIANLKEQMAPYHPTVCLNERVLKLEKQPDGIFRLTSDTTVHLAKTVLIAGGIGAFTPRRLPAENAAQFEGKGIRYFIDDVSKFKGMNCLVVGGGDSAADFALMLEEVAQKVTLIHRRDQFRAHEDSVRRLFASSVEVKVFTELKSVSGEGKLQKAVLVNSKDKTEEEIPVDTIIGALGFSASLGPILEWGLEIQDNAIVVNTKGETNIPGVYAVGDIVTYPGKIKLIATGFGEGPTAVNNAKIYLDPQSKLHPGHSSSGFGKH; this is encoded by the coding sequence ATGGGAGAGAACCAAGAACTCAAGCAAACAGAAACACGGAATACAGATGATCGGGTGTATGATATCACGATCATCGGCGGCGGCCCGGTCGGACTGTTCTCCGCCTTTTACGCGGGAATTCGCGACATGAGCACCAAGATTATCGACAGTTTGCCGCAATTGGGCGGCCAATTGGCAGAGCTGTATCCTGATAAGTATATTTACGACGTGGCAGGGTTTCCGAAAATTTACGCGAAAGATTTAATCGCTAATTTGAAGGAGCAGATGGCACCTTATCATCCAACTGTTTGTTTGAATGAACGGGTACTCAAACTGGAAAAGCAGCCTGACGGCATTTTTCGGTTAACCAGTGATACAACGGTACACCTCGCAAAAACTGTCCTGATTGCGGGCGGGATTGGCGCTTTTACGCCCCGCCGGTTACCTGCTGAAAACGCGGCTCAATTTGAAGGAAAAGGAATTCGTTATTTTATTGACGATGTGAGCAAATTCAAGGGAATGAACTGTTTGGTTGTCGGGGGCGGCGACTCGGCAGCCGATTTTGCGTTAATGTTAGAAGAGGTGGCGCAAAAAGTAACCCTGATCCACCGGCGCGATCAATTCCGCGCGCATGAGGACAGTGTTCGCAGACTGTTCGCATCGTCAGTTGAAGTAAAAGTATTTACAGAATTAAAATCGGTTTCCGGTGAGGGCAAACTGCAAAAAGCTGTGCTGGTCAACAGTAAGGACAAAACGGAAGAGGAAATTCCGGTCGACACCATTATCGGCGCATTGGGCTTCTCTGCATCGCTTGGGCCCATATTGGAGTGGGGACTTGAAATACAGGACAATGCAATCGTGGTAAACACCAAGGGAGAAACAAACATTCCAGGCGTCTACGCTGTCGGTGACATCGTGACATACCCCGGAAAAATCAAGTTGATTGCAACCGGTTTCGGGGAAGGCCCTACTGCGGTCAACAACGCCAAGATTTATCTCGATCCGCAGTCGAAACTGCATCCGGGCCATAGTTCTTCCGGCTTCGGAAAACACTAA
- the amaP gene encoding alkaline shock response membrane anchor protein AmaP yields the protein MNAFDRLLLFLYSLATAILSVMLGAHIFGFGWLNGLLDFYPYELLVGIVLLLAVSLRFLFLRSGKTREQQAISHKTELGDVRISFQTIESLTERAVRLVKGINDLKTKVRLSESGIRIAIRVTVDPDLEIPQLTSTVQQKVKDYVESTTGVTVENVVVYVSDVVKSQAGKKMPVRPRVESRVE from the coding sequence TTGAACGCATTCGACCGACTATTGCTTTTCTTATACAGCCTGGCAACGGCCATTTTATCCGTGATGCTTGGCGCTCATATTTTTGGATTCGGTTGGTTGAACGGACTGTTGGATTTTTATCCATATGAACTGTTGGTCGGCATAGTTCTTTTGCTTGCCGTGTCTTTGCGGTTTCTGTTTCTGCGCAGTGGAAAAACTAGGGAACAACAGGCAATTTCGCATAAAACAGAATTAGGGGACGTCCGTATTTCATTTCAAACGATTGAAAGTTTGACCGAACGGGCTGTCAGGCTGGTTAAAGGGATTAACGACTTGAAAACAAAGGTGCGTCTCAGCGAGTCAGGTATTCGAATTGCCATTCGCGTCACAGTGGATCCGGATTTGGAAATTCCGCAGTTGACTTCGACTGTCCAGCAAAAAGTAAAAGATTATGTGGAATCCACTACCGGTGTTACCGTTGAAAACGTAGTGGTGTACGTGAGTGATGTTGTAAAATCGCAGGCCGGTAAGAAGATGCCTGTTCGACCGAGGGTAGAATCGAGGGTAGAATAA
- the folD gene encoding bifunctional methylenetetrahydrofolate dehydrogenase/methenyltetrahydrofolate cyclohydrolase FolD, whose product MTATIISGKEVASQIRSELKQEVDQLIQQGVQPGLAVILVGDDPASHSYVKGKEKASIELNFYSEVHRLSADVSEQEVLSLIDRFNRDPKIHGILVQLPLPAHISEKAVIQAIDPQKDVDGFHPVNVGNLYTGLPAFLPCTPHGVIQMLKRSGVQIAGKNAVVIGRSNIVGKPMAQLLLAENATVTICHSRTKDLTSFTKQADILVAAVGRAGTVTADMVKPGAAVVDVGVNRVDGKLVGDCLFDEVSQVAGLITPVPGGVGPMTITMLMYNTVESAKRSLVR is encoded by the coding sequence ATGACGGCAACCATCATTAGTGGCAAAGAAGTGGCAAGTCAGATTCGCAGCGAGTTGAAACAGGAAGTGGATCAACTGATACAACAGGGAGTTCAACCTGGATTGGCAGTGATTTTGGTGGGGGATGATCCGGCTTCCCACAGTTATGTAAAAGGGAAAGAAAAGGCATCCATCGAATTAAATTTTTATTCGGAGGTACATCGACTGTCAGCCGATGTGAGCGAACAGGAAGTGCTCTCGCTGATTGACCGGTTCAATCGCGATCCGAAAATTCACGGGATTCTGGTGCAGCTCCCGTTGCCTGCCCACATTTCCGAAAAAGCGGTGATTCAAGCGATTGATCCACAAAAAGACGTGGATGGATTCCATCCGGTCAACGTTGGCAACCTGTATACCGGATTGCCCGCTTTTCTCCCCTGTACACCGCACGGCGTGATCCAGATGCTGAAACGTTCAGGTGTGCAAATTGCCGGTAAAAACGCGGTTGTGATCGGACGTTCCAATATTGTTGGAAAGCCGATGGCGCAGCTGCTTTTGGCAGAAAATGCGACCGTTACGATTTGCCACTCCCGCACAAAGGATCTGACCTCGTTTACCAAACAGGCGGATATTTTGGTGGCTGCTGTCGGAAGAGCAGGTACGGTAACGGCTGATATGGTAAAACCGGGTGCTGCGGTGGTCGATGTCGGAGTCAATCGGGTGGATGGCAAACTGGTAGGGGATTGTTTATTTGACGAAGTCAGTCAGGTGGCAGGTTTGATTACGCCAGTTCCGGGCGGCGTGGGTCCGATGACGATTACCATGTTGATGTATAACACCGTTGAATCAGCGAAACGCAGTCTTGTGAGATAA
- a CDS encoding polyprenyl synthetase family protein: MSFVIEDYLKEAACEVEQAMDKLLPSGKERMFSRHAGLESTGLLIESMRYSLFAGGKRIRPILALATVETLGGNRQAALPVACSLELIHTYSLIHDDLPAMDDDDFRRGKPTNHKVYGEAVAVLAGDALLTLAFQVLSQVEMPQREKELLQLIRILSDASGYAGMIGGQMADIQAEGKQPDPQTLEFIHRHKTGDLLRAAVQMGAVFAGANEQEILHLTLYAMNLGLAFQIQDDLLDVEGNADQLGKSTGADEAHGKLTYPSLFGLEESHKKLNETTQQALSALNHLPHDTTVLREIANYLLTRVN, encoded by the coding sequence ATGTCGTTTGTAATTGAGGATTATTTGAAAGAAGCCGCCTGCGAAGTGGAACAGGCAATGGATAAGCTTTTGCCGAGCGGCAAGGAGCGGATGTTTTCGAGGCACGCCGGTTTAGAATCGACCGGTTTGCTGATTGAATCGATGCGGTACAGCCTGTTCGCGGGAGGAAAGCGAATTCGACCGATCTTGGCGCTTGCGACGGTGGAAACATTAGGGGGCAATCGACAGGCAGCCCTGCCGGTTGCCTGTTCCCTGGAATTGATACATACGTATTCGTTAATCCATGACGATCTGCCCGCCATGGATGATGACGACTTCCGGCGGGGCAAGCCCACCAACCACAAAGTTTATGGGGAAGCAGTCGCCGTTTTGGCTGGCGATGCGTTGCTGACTTTGGCGTTTCAGGTTTTGTCACAAGTGGAGATGCCGCAACGGGAAAAAGAGTTGCTGCAATTGATACGCATTTTGTCGGACGCAAGTGGTTATGCGGGCATGATCGGAGGACAGATGGCCGACATACAGGCGGAAGGAAAGCAGCCGGATCCGCAGACGCTGGAGTTTATTCACAGGCATAAAACAGGCGATTTGCTGAGGGCGGCCGTTCAGATGGGGGCCGTTTTTGCAGGGGCAAACGAACAGGAGATCCTCCATTTAACCTTGTATGCGATGAATTTGGGACTTGCTTTCCAGATTCAGGACGATTTGCTGGATGTGGAGGGAAATGCGGATCAACTGGGAAAATCAACAGGTGCGGATGAGGCTCATGGCAAGCTGACCTATCCAAGCCTGTTCGGATTGGAAGAGTCTCATAAAAAACTGAACGAAACTACGCAACAAGCGCTGTCCGCCCTGAACCATCTGCCGCACGACACGACCGTACTGCGGGAGATTGCAAATTATTTGCTCACCAGGGTGAATTGA
- a CDS encoding Asp23/Gls24 family envelope stress response protein, whose protein sequence is MSIDNLEFDVTEMGQIRIAPEVIEIIAGLAATEVRGIAGMSGGVAGGIAELLGRKNLGKGVKVEVGEKQCAVDLSVVTEFGTRIQDVAAEVQSNVKRAIENMTGLEVVEVNVHILGVTFKNDEKEEEVAVSPSPRLR, encoded by the coding sequence ATGTCAATCGATAATCTCGAATTTGACGTAACCGAGATGGGGCAAATCCGAATTGCTCCGGAAGTGATAGAGATAATTGCCGGTCTGGCAGCGACAGAAGTACGTGGAATCGCCGGAATGAGCGGTGGAGTCGCTGGCGGGATCGCGGAACTGCTTGGCCGGAAGAATCTGGGCAAAGGAGTCAAAGTGGAAGTCGGAGAAAAACAATGTGCAGTTGACCTGTCAGTTGTAACGGAGTTTGGCACCCGCATCCAAGATGTGGCGGCAGAAGTTCAGTCAAACGTGAAACGGGCGATTGAAAATATGACTGGTCTCGAAGTGGTGGAAGTTAACGTTCATATTTTGGGTGTAACCTTCAAGAACGACGAAAAAGAAGAAGAGGTAGCGGTTTCCCCATCACCTCGCCTTCGCTAA
- the nusB gene encoding transcription antitermination factor NusB yields the protein MSRRLVRETALQSLFQMDVGQIPVSEAIHNVLEEASPAVDQTYLRKIVTGTYDHLSVIDPLIKKYSVGWELERMPSVDLAVLRMAVYELLFEPDVPPKVVVNEAVELAKSFSTAESGKFVNGILGKVLNDLDQLRSSCIP from the coding sequence ATGAGCCGCAGACTGGTGCGGGAAACTGCGCTGCAAAGTTTGTTTCAAATGGATGTCGGACAAATTCCGGTTTCAGAAGCGATTCACAACGTATTGGAAGAAGCCAGCCCTGCCGTGGATCAAACTTATCTAAGAAAAATTGTAACAGGTACATACGACCATCTGTCGGTCATTGACCCGCTGATTAAAAAGTATTCGGTGGGTTGGGAACTGGAACGCATGCCATCGGTCGACCTTGCGGTGCTGCGAATGGCGGTCTATGAATTGTTGTTCGAACCGGATGTGCCGCCAAAAGTAGTGGTCAACGAAGCGGTGGAACTGGCCAAGTCTTTTTCTACGGCCGAATCCGGCAAATTTGTGAACGGTATTCTCGGGAAAGTCCTGAACGATCTGGATCAGTTAAGGAGTTCCTGTATTCCATGA
- the xseA gene encoding exodeoxyribonuclease VII large subunit, with protein MNAWETRIQSRLQDEQILSVSELTAAIKMLLEQDPELSDVWVRGEISNYTHHSSGHMYFTLKDAGSRVKSVMFASKNRNLQFLPKEGMKVIVRGYLSVYERDGQYQLYVEDMQPDGMGSLFLAFQQLKERLEKEGLFDYTHKKQLPEFPKRIGVVTSPTGAAVRDIITTIRRRYPLADILLLPVLVQGAEAAPMIANAIHTLNESAEWQIDVMIVGRGGGSLEELWAFNEEVVARAIFASRIPVISAVGHETDFTIADFVADVRAATPTAAAELAVPHLTELIRHMDNLRERLAVAMENRIQGYRKQLERFERSAVFRRPLDRVQQLRQQVDHLENELELRLVKWVSVRNKRLNDLSGRLMQKSPVERVIRTEERYGYLLSKLQTAIKNRLNAENNRLDRMLDKLDAYSPLHILKRGYTLTYESERHELVRSVRQIQPGDRVTVKFSDGALDCQVWGIEEESN; from the coding sequence TTGAACGCGTGGGAAACAAGAATACAGTCTCGGCTGCAGGATGAGCAAATTTTATCTGTGTCCGAATTAACCGCGGCCATTAAAATGTTGCTGGAACAGGACCCGGAGTTGTCAGACGTTTGGGTGCGTGGGGAGATCTCAAATTACACGCACCACAGCAGCGGGCACATGTATTTTACATTAAAAGATGCGGGCAGCCGCGTCAAATCGGTGATGTTTGCCTCCAAAAACCGCAACCTCCAATTCCTTCCGAAAGAAGGAATGAAAGTGATTGTCCGGGGCTATTTGTCCGTTTATGAACGCGACGGGCAGTACCAGCTATATGTGGAAGATATGCAGCCGGATGGAATGGGTTCCCTGTTTTTGGCGTTTCAACAACTGAAAGAACGGTTGGAAAAAGAAGGATTGTTTGATTATACTCACAAAAAGCAACTGCCCGAGTTCCCGAAACGGATCGGAGTGGTCACCTCTCCCACGGGGGCGGCAGTCCGGGACATTATCACCACGATTCGAAGACGGTATCCGTTGGCCGATATTCTGCTGCTGCCCGTTCTTGTGCAGGGAGCGGAGGCAGCCCCGATGATTGCCAATGCCATTCATACATTGAATGAATCGGCGGAATGGCAGATTGATGTAATGATTGTCGGGCGAGGCGGCGGATCGCTGGAAGAGTTATGGGCATTCAATGAAGAAGTGGTGGCGAGGGCGATTTTTGCCTCTCGTATCCCGGTGATTTCTGCCGTTGGGCATGAAACGGATTTTACAATCGCTGACTTTGTGGCCGACGTTCGGGCTGCGACGCCGACCGCTGCCGCTGAATTGGCCGTCCCGCACCTGACGGAACTGATTCGCCATATGGACAACCTGCGGGAACGCTTGGCGGTTGCGATGGAAAACAGGATACAGGGCTATCGGAAGCAATTGGAGCGGTTCGAAAGGTCTGCCGTTTTTCGCAGACCGCTCGATCGGGTGCAGCAGTTGCGGCAGCAGGTTGACCACCTGGAAAATGAACTGGAACTGCGGCTTGTCAAATGGGTGTCTGTAAGAAACAAGCGGCTCAACGATTTGAGTGGTCGCCTGATGCAGAAATCGCCTGTGGAACGGGTGATCCGGACGGAAGAAAGGTATGGTTATCTGCTGTCAAAGCTGCAAACCGCGATAAAAAACCGATTGAATGCGGAAAATAACCGTCTCGACCGTATGCTGGACAAGTTAGACGCATACAGCCCTTTGCACATTTTAAAAAGAGGCTACACATTGACATATGAAAGCGAACGGCATGAATTGGTGCGCTCCGTCAGACAGATACAGCCGGGGGACAGAGTGACAGTGAAGTTTTCCGACGGCGCGCTTGACTGCCAAGTCTGGGGAATTGAGGAGGAATCGAATTGA